One window of the Pseudomonas lurida genome contains the following:
- a CDS encoding PA1414 family protein, translating into MKEKIQNWLHDLGVALGLIEPPLQPVPIRTDDEQRRPRRR; encoded by the coding sequence ATGAAAGAGAAAATTCAAAACTGGCTCCATGATCTGGGTGTTGCACTGGGCTTGATCGAGCCTCCGCTGCAGCCGGTGCCTATTCGCACAGATGACGAGCAGCGTCGCCCACGTCGCAGGTAA